The Triticum aestivum cultivar Chinese Spring chromosome 3A, IWGSC CS RefSeq v2.1, whole genome shotgun sequence genome includes a region encoding these proteins:
- the LOC123058899 gene encoding dehydrin DHN3, which produces MEYQGQQGNLVDQHGNPVAAPGGATAVTGAPAGGQLQPAREEHKTRGILHRSSSSSSSSSEDDGMGGRRKKGIKEKIKEKLPGARKQTYGQPAAPAGMTGTGAAGGPYYVQPAPAGTAAHGTTATAGTYGQPAPTGMTGTGAHGTMAAGEKKGMKDKIMEKLPGGHKNEQHAMPTAGAYGQPGMTGTGVHGNTAPGGGYGGQPGHAGMTGAGTHGSATTGGAYGHQGHPGVTGTGAHGTTATGGAYSQQGHAGVTGTGEKKGIMDKIKEKLPGQH; this is translated from the exons ATGGAATACCAAGGGCAGCAGGGCAACCTCGTTGACCAGCACGGCAACCCGGTCGCGGCACCTGGAGGAGCCACCGCCGTGACGGGAGCGCCCGCCGGCGGGCAGCTGCAGCCCGCCAGGGAGGAGCACAAGACCCGCGGCATACTCCACCGGTCCAgcagctccagctccagctcg TCAGAGGACGATGGCATGGGTGGACGGAGGAAGAAGGGTATcaaggagaagatcaaggagaagctTCCCGGGGCCCGCAAGCAGACTTACGGCCAGCCGGCTGCGCCCGCCGGCATGACCGGCACCGGGGCGGCCGGCGGCccttactacgtgcagcccgctccGGCTGGCACTGCAGCGCACGGGACCACGGCTACGGCCGGCACCTACGGGCAGCCCGCTCCGACCGGCATGACCGGCACCGGGGCGCACGGGACCATGGCGGCTGGTGAGAagaagggcatgaaggacaagatcaTGGAGAAACTCCCGGGAGGTCACAAGAACGAGCAGCACGCCATGCCGACCGCTGGCGCCTACGGGCAGCCCGGGATGACTGGCACCGGAGTGCATGGGAACACCGCTCCCGGTGGGGGCTATGGTGGTCAGCCAGGGCACGCTGGTATGACCGGCGCTGGAACGCATGGGAGCGCGACAACGGGCGGAGCTTACGGTCATCAAGGGCACCCAGGAGTGACCGGCACCGGAGCACACGGGACCACGGCGACCGGCGGTGCTTACAGCCAGCAAGGTCACGCCGGGGTGACAGGCACCGGCGAGAAGAAAGGTATTATGGACAAGATCAAGGAAAAGCTGCCTGGCCAGCACTAG